Within the Molothrus aeneus isolate 106 chromosome 1, BPBGC_Maene_1.0, whole genome shotgun sequence genome, the region TGAATCTTCCAAATGACTTGAGTTCTGGGGATGGTTTTACATTGGCCATCCCCTCACAgtcctctggcagcagcatcctctgcaCTGAGCTCCCACCTCTGCACAGGTGAAAGAGAACCCTGCAAAGGAGACAGCAAGGGCAGCTCAGTTTGTTCTTTGTGCCCCTCATCTGAGCTTGCACAGATGAAGGAAACTGCAGATGAAGGAGAGTATTCTAACATGACATGCTGGAACCCAGAGGTGAGGCAGTTTGGTTTGACTGGataatagaaaacaaaacagcattttcactCGTCCAGTGAATACAGCAAGAGGAAGGGAAGCCCAGATGTGATGCTGTCACAGAGATACCCACTTGCTGGCTTCAGACTAGCTATTTATTAGCACTTAAAAGTGAAAAAGCTGCAAGAGATTGAGTGGGGAGGTGTGATAGAGATAtaatgaagaacagaaaacGAATAAAAAATCTATGTTAAATGCCAAATAAATGCCTACCcgatgtaaagaaaaaaatatctggaaTATAAAACCCAAGGGGatgattaaataaataaaaaggaaactgaCTCAAAGTCTTTAGACTCAGTCTCTCTGGTGGCTGAATCCCACAGTTTCCATGCTTTGCAGAACAGCAGCACATTGCTTTCCACTTGccatatttcctgaaaaaaggAACCAGAGCAACAAAGTTGGCAGCAGAAATTTGGTTTGTGCTTAAAGTCGTTAATATCCCTACCTGGTGAGAGACAAATGTTGGAGAAGCCCTCAACAGACAAGGTGTCTGAAGAATTTGCTCAAAGCTGCCTTGAAGTTGCTGTCATTCACACTTGCTGCAGCATTCAAAATAACAAAGATTCCTCCTGCAGACACACTCCCTGTGCTGGTTCCAAATTAATTCTAAAAATAATACCTAAACCTGATTTTCTCAACATATTATCACTGCAACATTATGGCAGGAAATGCTGCTCTCCAGAAATGGCATTTCCTTTGTAACCCAGGTGCACAACAGCCTCACTCTGCTCAGAGGCACTGCTCTCTGCTCAGATATCCTCTTCTGATCCCCTCCAGCATTGCAGGGACAAGTGGCATTTATCAGCACACTCAGTGGAAATTCTTCATTTCATTCTGTCTCCCAGGCATTAAAATCCATAAAAGATTCTTGCTTCTTTAAGATGTTGAAAGACTGGTATTAGTGATTTAGACTTAATGAAACAGGAGATTCCAGGGTAAATTCCAGTCTCACAAATAGCAGTGAAACTCCAGTGTGAGTTCAGTGAACTTCCCTgtgaggcagcagaggagcaagGGCTCCTTCCAGGCCAACAGAGTCACTCATGAGTTAAGTGCAAACAGCATTTGGCACTCCATCAATTAGCTCAGTAGAGTAATGCATGCCAGGGATTGAGAATATTTTCATGGAATATTGTGTATGTTATCCTGCTCTTTTGGATCacatttaaacaataaaacacaAGTTAGCAGGTTCCTGAACTGTGATAGTCATAGGTTTTATTGTTCTGTTCTGATTTCACAAAACCACACATATTTCTATCTTACATTTTTATGCATACATGTGCATGGGCATATGTGTGTCTCTCCATATTGAAAACATATTTGTAATGTCTTAGTGCATGAAAGCAACATTCTAGCTGAAATTTTCTCTTCCTGGGGATCAGAAAATCTCTGTCCCAGATGGCAGACATGCTCTCTAGCCAGTCATGTTCCATTTCTCACTTGAGGCATTTTGAATTTGTGCAGTAATTGTGCACACTAGAGTTTTAATGCTACATAGAAAGACCACAAACAGTCTAGCTGAAAATGCATGAATTGCCTAAGAATACATGCATATCTTGGGAGAGGGGTGAATACTTCTATTTTTGTCTCCAGTCTGCATCCTTTACTTGTTATTATTGTTAAAAGCCCAAATAatatgacagaaaataaaataacaaataccAAACCCAAAGTTACATCCAGTACAGAAAAGCTTATTAATAATGGTATTAGCAACACATTatgctggaaaaaaatgcacaatgGTTCCTCTGCAAGGCTTGTATCTCTACAATGCCACAAGGAATGTCCTGGTCCCTTCCTCATTGTGCAGGCATAATCAGTCCCTCTTGGGAAGGAGAGCACTCATTGTATCTCCCTGTGATTTGCAACTCTGTTGTAGCAAACTAATTTTAGCAGAGTGGACAAACAGAATTGAAATAGGATTCCAGGAATGTGATGCAAATAAGCAGACCCAACTCTGATCTCACATGTGCTAGTTAACATCTCAGTTTACAGCTTCCATCAGTGGAGTTATTCCTAATTTGTGATGGATTGGGCCTGCAGAATAATATTGCAACGTGCCTTTTCTTACAATGCAAGGCCAACTTTTGCAAAATTCCAAACACAGTTGCCTACTATAATAATCAAAAGCTCAGTGTCTTGCAGGACCACACCAAAGTCCACTGTGTGCCATTTTGTTGTGGGGAATATTGTTTGGGATCACATGCTCTCCTGCTTTAGCTAATGAACAgataggaagaaaaatgaatgaTCAGAAGTAATTGCAACTTGCAAAGTAAATTACACCATTAACTGCTCCAGAAATCAATAATCAGGcacaaaaagaaattcagttgaggggatgacagaagcaaaaataaatctcttgGGCATCTTGCCACTCTGGGGATTTTAATTTTGAGTTTTCCACTCCCATCTATCCATTCTTATTGCCCATCCATCAACCTCCTGATGAATATAAAGGACTCCCGTATGAAATGCCAGAAGATTGCTGGGTTGGTagaacaatggaaaggaagtcTTTCAGGTTTGGAGAAGGAAGGGTAAATCACAGATGACAGTTTAGAAAAGCTTGTCTgctcttgcctttttcccctaaCATCTCTCTTTAATAGCATTGGCAGTCTAATAACCATTTCGAAGGTAACCAAAATCGTTCTCATGGGCAAATCATCTGGAAATCTCCTCCTGATTGACTCTAACTACTGacataatttttaatagaaGTGCAACATGATATATGCCTTTGCTTATTGGTATAGCTTTAAGCAGGGACAAAGTGGTTGTTTAATCTTACTCCCATGTTAGAGGCATTTATCTTCCACCCCTTTGTATTTACTATTTACATCCTCATAAGAATGCTGACATTGTAGCCTTCATTATTAGCAATACTCCTTGATTTAATAGCATTTATGACTATCTCTATATTTTGGGCTTTATTAATGAACACTGTGAGCTCTTCTGAGTGCCTCCTTGTGACAGGTTATCATCTTCTATGGATTTTGACCAGAAGGGAGTTAAAAGGAGGAGGGTGGACCGAGCAGAAAGCCTACATGGAAAATGTTGTGGTTACAAAGGTGGTGGCAGAAGACAACACTTCTTCATTAAAAGAGGTTGATCAGTTAAAATGCCCATCctacaggaaaggaaaagtggGGTGTGGACagaaaaaagatgttttcagCAAGTACAGCTGACCTAGGCTGTGAGCTGGACCCTGCTGCAAGCAGATGCTATCATGGTCTGTAGGGACACAGGATGCCCAGGCTCCTGTGAGAAAAGCTGGTGCAAGTGCTGTGTAAAAACCCTCCTGGTTGGAAATCCAGTTCCTGAAATGCAGAGCACTTATGGGCAAACTGAGTCTATTTATGCAAGAAGCATTTGCTGATTGGTGCAAGCATTGCTCAGTTACCCCTCCATAGCACCATGGCTCTTAGGGACTCCCCAGAAATTCTCCTGTatttatgaaataaatacagaaattgtccaaatcccagctccttgtgcaaaGCCAAGTGTGGACCTGCCCTTGGAAAGGGGAACAGGGAAGAAAGGGGGTGTCAGTGGGTGCAGCTTCACCCAGACACCACGAATcagacacagctctggcagctctgtaCCATCCCCAGGGCAAGAGCAATGAGCTGCTCAGGCCACACTGTGGCTGGAGAGGTACTTACATCACAACCAAAAATAATCCCAAGGCTGACTGTACATATGCTTTCCCAAGCAGCACCACAGCCTTGTATTCACCACCTTAGATCATGACTCCAGAGGGATAAAAGAGAGACAAGACACAGACCAGCAGGCTTGAAGGTTAATGGGAAAGAAGAAACCTGAAAGAACAGTTTTTTTGCTTGCAACtagtgttttattttgaataaacAAAGGCACTCACAATTATAAGAATCTTTTTTGGTTAATTATTGCTATTTATGTTGACAATTATCAAGTGTCATATAAGATTCTTTTATATCCTTAAACTTTGTCAGTTGAATGTGTAATCTTTAGGTTCCTATGTGTTTAAGACTTATTTTTACATACACAGTTATGTTTTTATATCTGCAGTAATTCACCAGTCAAAACATGACATGCATGATTTTGGTTCCAATCTTTCCACTTTAATTCTGCTCTcactccttccctccccccagTAACCAATCATATTTGAGTGatcttttcagattaaaaactaaaaaggaagaaatatgtCAAATTTATTTGCAAATTCTCCTTGTTGAGCCCTGTCACTTTAGCAACAGCCCTCCTTGAATTCCCTCCCTATTTGGGTTTGAAAAGTGGATGTAACCCTTTCAAGGCTGGATACATTTTCTTTGGAtcattttcctgcctttgcATTCAGAGACTGGTCTTCAAAGATCTTTATTAATTGCAATAAATCTTAACCTACAGTATTTCCAATCACACATAAAGGTGACTTAAACCCCTTAGTAGCAGAGAATAGCCTGGGAAAGGATTTCCTATGTTCCAAAGGACAGATAAAAACTTCCAAAATCAGCAAAACAGGGTTTTTTGTTACACACCAAAGCTGATTTTCTTTCCATGAGCATGAAAAGCCTAATTTTTATGAAGGAATACAGTGGGAATCTTGCAGCTCTATAAACATATTTGGTCTTCAGCCATCCTGACAAAAACAGGTTTTGTGAGAGTTTGGTTAAAGCTGCCTGTACAGTCTCCTACCAAAACTGGTGCAGGACATGGTCCTGTCCAGGACCTGACACAAATGCCAGTGCTGATTTTACCAAACTAAGGAAACAGACATGGAATAGGATACCAAGGATGGTTTGGGATAGCAACATGTCATTGCCATGACTGTCAGCATGGTACCTTTGAGCCACCTATAGAGATAGGAACGTTTTTCCCTGCTTATATTCTACAGCATTAACCTAATTACATGTTGGAAGGAGTGCATGTTTTTTCCTTGCCCATATCACTGGGACCCAGGCTGAAATGCTAACCTTTAAATATGTCATTAAATCAGTGTTTATAACAGTACAGTGTAGCAAAGCCTTAATTTCTGAGCAGAGTGGAATTCAAAACACATctctaaaataataataaaagagatTGAAAATATAAGTCAGAGCAAACCAGATGCAGATAGGAGTGAGCAGAAGCAGTGTGGAACttggcacagcactggcaccCTCATTTTCTGGGCATATGCCTTTTTCCATGGCACTCCTGCTTATTGTAGTTGGTAAAGGGTTGCCCTTTTTCACAGAGTATTTTTCCTGGGCTAACTTTGAATTTAGCAGTGCAGGCATGAGGAGCCATTCTGTGCTTGGTGCCTGCAGGATGTGTTGCCCTGTGTGCCAGTGGATGAATTTGTGAAtggttttcttcagttttccccTGTGCTCGTGCTGAGGCGACAGCACCCGTGTAAAATGGACATGCATGTTATGCTGCATGTCTTTAAGCCCTGTATGAATATTAACTAATTAGTGAGCAAGGGCTGTGATGAGGTTGTTGCAAATGGCAGAAGCTGCAGGGGATACAGCTCAAACACCAACTGCAAGTCTGAATGCACAAGGGCCCAGAGAATGGGAGGGGAAGCAAACAAGCTGAAAGGCTGGGGCCAGACAGCAAGAGGGcttcaaaaatacaaataaatttaGCACATTAAGACTGGCAGCAGCTCATATAGGTTTAATGGTTACACTAAGAATGGACTGTCAATCTGGACTGTCAGCCTTTAGCATGGAGAGATTATAACCTAAGTGCTACCCAAGCCTTAATTACAGCAAATCAATTTTTTGACATATCATTTCAGGACAACAAAGGTCCCACAGTAAAAAGAGTTTCCTACTCTTCCTTTTAATTTGTACCAGGCTGCTGAGATCTCTGGTGCATAACTTCTGAGCACTTTGGTTTCCCATTCTTAGTTTTccaagaaaatacaatttttcctAGGGAACCAAAGTTAATCTGGGAACTAAATCCAAGGTCACAGGTTATGTTCCAAGCTAACATATAAGCTCTGCTGACAACCCAGTATTTGCCTTGATCTCTCCATTCTGGTTACTCTGGCTGTGATTTTTGTGGCTGTCTCCTTTGGGAGAAGGTCTGCAACAGTTCAGAGTGAATGAGCATCCCAGGCAGTATAAGTGAGGATAAAACTGTTAAGGAAAAGGTTGGTATGGTAGGACCATACTTTAAGAATCAGGCTTATCATAGCTGGGGTAAGGAATTGAGGGTGTGCTTAATGCCAAAAGGTCAGCCAGCATCACAATGGCTTCACAGATCATGACAGGTTTGTGTTTACCTGGGGATGAGATCTGTCCTTTGCCCAATGTGTATCACAGCCAATGCAATGAAGCTTATGCTCACCCTGATGTCACAAAAACCAGCTGGCTTGGGGATGACTAAATACAACACCTCAAGGGCCCAGCTACAGGCTGAGACAGAGCACTCACTTCTGGCACatcttttcagtttttcttgtcCAGAAGAACAAACAGCGCTGAAAGCCCTTTCCCGTGGGGTGAAGAGAGCAATGAGATATGAACATAATCCTCCAAGTGTGTTTGACTGCCTTCCTGGGTCTTGAGGGGAAGCCCTTAGCTAAGGGAACTGGCTAGCTTGTGTCAGTGCCAgataagaaatttttttaagaaagagcattagagaaaagtaaaaaaaaacccaacttttttaaaaggggagggaggaatATTTACAAGTGCATGAATGGAAGCTTTGTCGGCAGTTTTCTTGGGAGATAAGGACCTGGACTGGCCCATCTCTGCACGGCATGGACACACTCGATGCCTTTGAGTCTCTCAGGAAAGAGCAAAAGGAGCTGCTGACATTTCTGCTTAAAAGGAAGAATCAATGAATCTTTGTTTCCCACCGCCTGCTTGTTTGACCTTATTGTGTTGcggaatagaaaagaaataaaagggaacGGTGAGGGGAGACCAGATTCGTGCTAATAAAATCCAAGACAAGATCACAGCCCTTTGATCATCACTGGAGATGCCATTATTAGGTTGTTGTCCTATTTGCTGCTGTTGCTCATTTCTGATTCTTGCCCTGCTGTAATAAGTCACACTCTTTCCAGCCATCATCCCTGTATTGACAGGCAAATGTCACCCAGCTTTGATTGACGTCCATTGCTCCTGAATACAGAAGTATGATTTAGGAATCaattctgtttgtttatttaaacaGCTCTTTGTGTACCTTGAAGATCTGTAAGCAGGAGAAGTGctttaatattttctctgcaACATTGCCACTAATACTGCACATTCACCTTCCCACTCAGTCACAAAGGTGCCCATCAGACCCTGGGGGAGGAGAAGActttcatgcaaaaaaaaaaaaaaagaaaaaaaaaacagaaaaaaccatcagcaacagcaacaaaaaagccAGCCTCCAAGATTTAATAAAATGCTGCCCCTGAGTTAAGCCAAAGAGATCTTTATATCAGGTCTTAAGCATCTGACGATTTGCATATAGCCCGGACTTTTCTTTGGCTTCTAAACAAAAGGGAGCACTTTCCCTCAGTGCCGGTTTGCAAGCAGAGCAGCGGCTGGCTCTAACACCGGCAAACACTGTCGCCAGTGATGAGCACGTCAATTTTAATTCACAGGAAAAActatttccttttctgcctgtgTGGTTGCAATTGGGacgaggaggaagagggagaccCGAAATTGCCGTTAATCTCTTTATTATTGTGGGAGGTATATTTTCAAATAACTTTTACTTGGACAATTGGTAAAGCATCCCTGCATTTAAAGCGGTATTTCCCAGAAAACGCTAACATGGCAAAGTGGCCTCAGGGAAGCGTTAAGCAGGAGGTGGATTGACCTTTTAATTCTCGATCGGTGACCCGAAGGGTACCCAGAGGCTGCTAAGCACGTCTCTTCCTTTCGGTCTGCTTCAGAAAGAGCTGTCATCACAAGATGCAGCTAGTGAGTGAGGCTCACGATTTCGCTGTTCATCCGTTTGCGGGAGAGGTgggggagggagaaaagaaaaaaaatatatatttcccACACTGCCAGAGTAATGCCAAACTCTCTGTGAgtgggaagagcagagcagatgctGGAATGAGATGCCAAAGCAGCTCCCCTTTCCCCTGCGCTTTTGGGTGCCTATAAATTGCTCCAGCGCGCTCgtcagcctcctcctctcctggcaggtGGCACTCGGGCAGGATCCCGCTCTCCCTtcggctccggctccggctccggctccggcggcggcgcgggcacTGGGCGGCGGGCACCGGGGCTCCGGCCGGGAGGCGCGTCCCCGCTGAGGACTGTCATCCCTgcgaagagagagagagggagggagagagagagcgGGGAGGCGAGCGGGGCGATCGCGAGAGGAAAGGCAAGTTCCAGGGAAAGTTGACTCGGACTGGCACagcctgcaaaaaaaaaaaagtcgaTCGCCAGCGGGAGCATAAAAGTGCGGGCGGCCGGGGCGCGGCGgcagctcttcctcttcctctcccgcTCCGCTCCCTCGCCCGCCCCGCGGCTGCAGCGGCCGCAGCGGAGCGCCGCGACCCGCGGGATCCCCCGCGACACCGGCGGCCCTCGGGAGGGCGGCCGAGCCCCAGGGGAGCCGAGCTCGCGCGGGCTCGGCGTTTTTTCGGCTCTGAGGAGGAACCCCGCCAACCATCAAGATTTTGTCCAAAAGCAGACAAGAGGATCGCCCTGCGCTGAGCCGGCTGGTGGGCAGCAGGCGGCGGCTGATAGCGGCCGGCGCGCTGGGGGTGGtgatggtgctgctgctggtcatCCTCATCCCGGTGCTGGTCAGCTCGGCCGGCACCTCGGCGCACTACGAGATGCTCGGCACCTGCCGCATGGTCTGCGACCCCTACGGCGGCACCAAGGCGCCCAGCACGGCGGCCACGCCCGACCGCGGGCTCATGCAGTCCCTGCCCACCTTCATCCAGGGGCCCAAGGGGGAGGCCGGCCGGCCGGGCAaagcggggccgcggggcccgCCGGGGGAGCCGGGGCCGCCCGGCCCGGTGGGGCCGCCGGGTGAGAAGGGCGAGCCGGGGCGGCAGGGCCTGCCGGGGCCCCCCGGGGCGCCGGGGCTGAACGCGGCCGGGGCCATCAGCGCCGCCACCTACAGCACCGTCCCCAAAATCGCCTTCTACGCCGGCCTCAAGCGGCAACACGAGGGCTACGAGGTGCTCAAGTTCGACGACGTGGTCACCAACCTCGGCAACCACTACGATCCCACCACCGGCAAGTTCACCTGCTCCATCCCCGGCATCTACTTCTTCACCTACCATGTGCTCATGCGGGGCGGCGACGGCACCAGCATGTGGGCCGACCTCTGCAAGAACAACCAGGTGGGCGCCGCGCCGGGGGCAGCCGGGGACAGGAGGGCAGGGGGGCCCCGGGAGGACGGGGGGTTCCCCGAGGGAGCGGACGCTGTGCGGGCAGCGGGCGGAGCGGCGCGGGAAGGGCGGGAAgcgggcggggagggggagccggGCGGCCGCTGGAGGCGGCGCGGGTGCGTGCCGGGGGAGCGGAGCCCGAGCCCGGGCGGCGGCAGGGGAGCGATGGGGACCGGCGGCCGCCTCTCCGCAGCTGGCGGGGAACCTGCGGGGAACCCGAAGGCTACCGAGGGGCCGGGTGTTCTGCAGAGCCGAGGCCGCCCGGGCTGCTGGGTGAATGCGGACTCGACGCGCTCTCCTCTCCGAGAGCCGCGCCGCAGGTGCCGCTCCCAGCCCGCTGTCCgagcagagcagcccccggcccgccccgggcgCGGAGCGCTGCCCGCAGCTCTGCCGGGACGGGAGCGGGGGGCGGGCGGACAAACAGCGCTGCCCCCGCAGGGGCGAGAAGAGCCCGGCGCTCCCTCGGGGAGGGGAAAGTCCCCGGCAAGAAAGGGGAACCAGGGGCGGTGGGTGAGCTCAGGAGAGGGTGCTGCTGTGTCGGGAAAGGGTGAGGTGCGTGGGAGGAAGGCAGCCACGGCACGGGACGGGGCTCCCACGCAGCGGAGCGCCGGGCTTGACACGCTCAGCCCCCGGCGGGTGCGAGGCTTCTTCTCCCTGTCAGGAGAGCTGGTGATAGAGCGAGCTCGGCGCCCGCAGACCTGAGCCCTTGGCGGGCCGGTGCCGGCTGACGGACCGTGCCAGGAGGCACACCGGGCGTCCAGGGGGCCCGGGCAGGACCCGAGTCTGTCGGCATCCCCTGGGCAGGATGAAGGCATCGGAAATAATTAAAGGCTTTGCGATGCTGCCGTCTGAAACACAGAGGAATCATCCCTTTTAATTAGGATAAGCGTAGCCACTGCCTGTTACATTGCCCCCTTGTAACCCCTCCTTCGCAATTTTGCGCCTTTTCCGTGAGTAGTTAACAGACACGGTTAGGCTGGCACTAATTCCTCCGGCGCTTAGAGGCACCGCCATCCCTCAAGGCTCTGGATGCCCAGGGACAGTGCGAGGTGCCCAATCGTCCCCATGTCCCCGGAGCTCCGCGGAGCTCCCGCCGGTGCCCCGGCCCCCGCGCCCCGGCGGCTCAACAGGTCCCGCTGTGCCCGAGCCGTCCCGGCGAGCGGGGCCGCAGGGCGGGCTGGCCGCTCGGGGAGCCCGGAGCCAGCGCGGCCGCTCCCCCTGGGCTGTTCGCCCTCCGGCGGGGCGGCTGCGGGATGGCTCGGCTccccgctgtgtccccaggaCGGGACAGCGgcccccgtgtccccgccgTGCCCGGCGGCCGCGCACGGCCCCGTTCGTTCGCGCGTCCCCTCCCCAGCCGAGCGCGGCCCTTTGTGCGCAGCGCACACGGGAGCCGCGGCCGCCGGTAAATTAATCTGATATGCCACTTAACCTTTTCTTTATGGCTCCTCAGAAGGACTGTGAAAACGGAATAATGAGGACATCAGCGgcaattaattaatttagaaaatatctACCATAAATACTGTCTCAGCAGATAAACCAGACTAGTAAAACTAAGTACATCCTAATAATATTCACTTTGATATCTTCCTGCAAAAGCAATATTCTTCActgcagaaatacaattttactTACAATTAAAGAATTGATCCATATTTATAGAGTGTTTACTTTCCTGaaccctgaaaaataaaaacatagcaGTAGTTTTAGAGAAGCATCCAATTACAAATATTCAATTGAACCTGAGGTCTAACCATTTCTTAATATAGGTACTTCCAGTGCCAGACATGAGGCGAACTCAGAGTTattcaaagaagaaagaaaaaacccacctaAAGAGAGGTTCTATGTATACATTTGTATATACTATACAAGATATTTAGGGAAATACCTGCACATCAATGGTTTAAAATTGACCCACAGTTTTAATGCCTCAATGATTGATTAGGATTTTTACTTAAAATACTAAATGCTGATGTGACAGACTTTATGTATATTTGTAAGGAAGCTCAGAAATTTTGGAAGTAGTTAAGTGGAGTGACAAAGGCAACATTATAAATC harbors:
- the C1QL3 gene encoding complement C1q-like protein 3; translated protein: MVLLLVILIPVLVSSAGTSAHYEMLGTCRMVCDPYGGTKAPSTAATPDRGLMQSLPTFIQGPKGEAGRPGKAGPRGPPGEPGPPGPVGPPGEKGEPGRQGLPGPPGAPGLNAAGAISAATYSTVPKIAFYAGLKRQHEGYEVLKFDDVVTNLGNHYDPTTGKFTCSIPGIYFFTYHVLMRGGDGTSMWADLCKNNQVRASAIAQDADQNYDYASNSVVLHLEPGDEVYIKLDGGKAHGGNNNKYSTFSGFIIYAD